The following are encoded together in the Magnetospirillum gryphiswaldense MSR-1 v2 genome:
- the traI gene encoding TraI/MobA(P) family conjugative relaxase has translation MIAKRIDRKPEIRDDYANLGRYIAAAKEKGEKLDKFWIVNCDAGADLKDLDTALIEIEATRTLKPGIADKTYHLVMSFHPGEENQLTQDQLQDIERSFAQALGYGDHQRVAGTHINTDNFHMHVAFNKIHPVTGRCHTPRQDFKTLAKIAREMEQKYGLTVDKGMTDAGAERNPVSRKARDYEAKTWQQSFERHVVEHKAEIIKVIDGASTWAEVHEGLAPYGIELKKRGAGLVVAQVDGKGRMKASTLDRSCSLAKLESRLGPYAAPPERNKANAPPKKKAYQPKPMTRHPGQNRLWRAYTQAKKPGFLGRVLHIRNWKDYLLAEAHKDALALAIVLTYKELFHMLDEATTLQRRPYQPPRSMAPALKTWLSASAWTPPETPWLKRDLRDMDLKADEHGRVIFPFRDDKGHIWAVRAMDGQGRTADLGDTDKNITHVIDPGGDLAREKAAYGGPVIITADCLSASVLHKDTGAPVIVVPKTGHLPARAADVRLHHPKSRIVIASPTRNLHADQAAAVAAGELVVIDGIQAQAKIVADLASKRPVAVNPVLARDMGAFVEDALSLDDVLGDQPKTGRRKTTGKDKVDPIR, from the coding sequence ATGATCGCCAAGCGCATCGACCGTAAGCCCGAAATCCGCGACGACTATGCCAACCTTGGCCGCTATATCGCCGCCGCCAAGGAGAAGGGCGAGAAGCTCGACAAGTTCTGGATCGTCAATTGCGACGCCGGCGCCGATCTGAAAGACCTGGACACCGCCCTGATCGAGATCGAGGCGACGCGGACGCTGAAACCCGGTATTGCCGACAAGACCTATCACCTTGTCATGTCCTTCCATCCCGGTGAAGAAAACCAACTGACCCAGGATCAGTTGCAGGATATCGAACGCAGCTTCGCCCAGGCGCTGGGCTACGGCGACCACCAGCGTGTCGCCGGCACCCACATCAACACCGACAATTTCCACATGCATGTGGCCTTCAACAAAATCCACCCGGTCACCGGGCGCTGCCACACACCCCGGCAAGACTTCAAGACCTTGGCCAAAATCGCCCGCGAGATGGAACAGAAATACGGCCTGACCGTCGATAAGGGCATGACCGATGCCGGCGCCGAACGCAACCCGGTGTCACGCAAGGCCAGGGACTATGAGGCCAAGACCTGGCAGCAAAGCTTTGAGCGCCATGTGGTCGAACACAAAGCCGAGATCATCAAGGTGATCGACGGCGCCAGCACCTGGGCCGAAGTGCATGAAGGGCTGGCACCCTATGGTATCGAGCTGAAGAAGCGCGGCGCCGGCCTGGTCGTGGCGCAGGTGGACGGCAAGGGCCGGATGAAGGCCAGCACGCTTGACCGCTCCTGCTCGCTGGCCAAGCTGGAAAGCCGCCTGGGGCCATATGCGGCGCCACCCGAACGGAACAAAGCCAATGCCCCGCCGAAGAAGAAGGCGTATCAGCCCAAGCCGATGACCCGCCACCCTGGCCAGAACCGGCTTTGGCGCGCCTATACGCAGGCCAAGAAGCCGGGCTTCCTTGGCCGCGTGCTGCATATCAGGAACTGGAAGGATTACCTGCTGGCCGAAGCCCACAAGGATGCTTTGGCCCTGGCCATCGTGCTGACCTATAAAGAACTGTTCCACATGCTGGATGAGGCCACGACCCTCCAGCGCCGGCCCTATCAGCCGCCGCGCAGCATGGCGCCGGCCTTGAAGACCTGGTTGTCGGCCTCGGCCTGGACGCCGCCGGAAACGCCCTGGCTCAAACGCGATCTGCGCGACATGGATCTGAAAGCGGATGAGCACGGGCGGGTGATCTTCCCGTTTCGCGACGACAAGGGGCATATCTGGGCGGTGCGGGCCATGGATGGCCAGGGCCGCACCGCCGATTTGGGCGACACGGATAAAAACATCACCCACGTGATCGATCCCGGCGGCGATCTCGCCCGCGAGAAAGCCGCCTATGGCGGGCCGGTGATCATCACAGCGGACTGCCTATCTGCCTCAGTCCTGCACAAGGATACCGGCGCCCCGGTGATCGTGGTGCCGAAAACTGGCCATCTGCCGGCACGGGCGGCGGATGTCCGCCTGCACCATCCCAAAAGCCGCATCGTGATCGCGAGCCCGACCCGCAACCTTCACGCCGATCAGGCGGCGGCTGTGGCCGCCGGCGAGCTGGTGGTGATCGACGGCATCCAAGCCCAGGCCAAGATCGTTGCCGATCTCGCGAGCAAACGCCCGGTCGCTGTCAATCCGGTGCTGGCCAGGGACATGGGGGCATTCGTGGAGGACGCGCTGTCGCTGGATGACGTCCTGGGCGACCAGCCGAAGACAGGCCGGCGGAAAACCACCGGTAAGGATAAGGTTGACCCAATCCGATGA
- a CDS encoding plasmid mobilization protein, translating into MATERHRQLVSFTPEELATVKAQAGQFKLSVSEMLRRFALGQTLPDPSAFTGAQSIRDLLKVNADQARLGNLLKLALDESDGTWTTAMVARIDGLMVQIQDTQDQLKATVKEIHHQIHPRAGR; encoded by the coding sequence ATGGCCACCGAACGTCACCGCCAGCTCGTTTCATTCACGCCCGAGGAATTGGCGACGGTCAAAGCCCAGGCCGGCCAGTTCAAACTATCGGTTTCGGAAATGCTGCGCCGCTTTGCCCTGGGCCAAACCCTGCCCGATCCCTCGGCCTTCACCGGCGCCCAATCCATCCGCGATCTGTTGAAGGTGAACGCCGATCAGGCCCGCCTCGGCAATTTGCTGAAACTGGCCCTGGATGAAAGTGACGGCACTTGGACGACGGCCATGGTGGCGCGGATCGACGGGCTGATGGTCCAAATCCAGGATACCCAGGACCAGTTGAAAGCCACGGTGAAGGAAATCCATCACCAGATTCACCCCAGGGCGGGCCGATGA
- a CDS encoding zincin-like metallopeptidase domain-containing protein yields MSNYRDEIAAEIIARIEAGTAPWMMPWDAGTIGTGPFNPITNKAYRGINDLWLGLQGRADPRWMTYKQAAGIEAQVRKGEKSATIEYWQWTDRVAMTDQDGKPVLDDEGKQRYYNVQLERPRVFYAKVFNAEQIDGLAPFVAPPAPPEPERHALAEKLLAESGVPVLHDQNNRAFYRIASDEIHLPPRNFFRSAEAYYETALHELGHATGHQSRLKREFGPRGGEVYAREELRAEIASYMLARDMGISFDPSNHAAYVESWLKALQDDKNEIFRAARDAEIIKTWVMEPERRPELERSATPQAVTSEQVIPEREEKAMAAEPTPRTYIAVPYDEKNEAKAAGAKWDRGAKSWYVPEGTDPAAFSKWATAAKAPAPELSPVEEFAQALKTHGLIVKGDPVMDGQWHRCPVEGDKAKQLSGSYIGYLDGRPSGNITNYRAGGTTKWVAAGVSLTDAERAHIQAEAANVRAAREAERLAAAEKAARNAYGVWQNLPGEANPENSPYLAAKGVKGHGVKVNGEGHMIIPCRDAAGRLWNIQTVTPENKLFLRDSRKEGTFHVLEVTGKGTLDALLPLKQGVIIIAEGYATAATIFEETGRPVISAFDSSNLKAVAEAVRAKFPDRPILIAADNDHANVHGNVGMVKAEEAAKAVGGKMVAPSFTAEEMPQKLTDFNDLHQSRGAGWVRRTIEGALSKAQGQERGIA; encoded by the coding sequence ATGAGTAATTATCGCGACGAAATCGCCGCCGAGATCATCGCCCGCATCGAGGCCGGCACCGCGCCTTGGATGATGCCTTGGGATGCCGGCACCATCGGCACCGGCCCCTTCAATCCGATCACCAACAAAGCCTATCGCGGCATCAACGATCTTTGGCTCGGCTTGCAGGGCCGCGCCGATCCGCGCTGGATGACCTACAAGCAGGCTGCTGGCATCGAGGCGCAAGTGCGCAAGGGCGAAAAGTCCGCCACCATCGAATATTGGCAATGGACAGACCGCGTCGCCATGACCGACCAGGACGGCAAGCCGGTCTTGGACGACGAGGGCAAACAGCGTTACTACAACGTCCAGCTTGAACGCCCCCGCGTCTTTTACGCCAAGGTGTTCAACGCCGAACAGATCGACGGCCTGGCGCCGTTCGTCGCCCCGCCGGCGCCGCCGGAACCGGAACGCCACGCATTGGCGGAAAAGCTGTTGGCGGAATCGGGGGTGCCGGTCCTGCACGACCAGAACAACCGTGCCTTTTATCGGATCGCCAGCGACGAAATCCATCTGCCGCCGCGCAACTTCTTCCGCTCGGCGGAAGCCTATTACGAAACCGCCCTGCATGAATTGGGGCACGCCACCGGGCACCAATCGCGGCTGAAACGTGAATTCGGCCCCCGTGGTGGCGAAGTTTACGCCCGCGAAGAACTCCGCGCCGAAATCGCCAGCTACATGCTGGCCCGCGACATGGGCATTTCCTTCGATCCGTCCAATCACGCGGCTTACGTGGAATCCTGGCTCAAAGCCTTGCAGGACGACAAGAACGAGATTTTCCGCGCAGCCCGCGACGCTGAAATCATCAAGACCTGGGTGATGGAACCGGAACGGCGACCGGAACTGGAACGCAGTGCCACCCCGCAAGCCGTCACCTCGGAACAGGTCATCCCGGAACGCGAGGAGAAGGCCATGGCGGCAGAACCTACCCCCCGGACCTACATCGCCGTCCCTTATGACGAAAAGAACGAGGCCAAGGCTGCCGGGGCCAAATGGGACCGGGGCGCCAAGTCCTGGTATGTCCCGGAGGGAACCGACCCCGCCGCTTTCAGCAAATGGGCGACGGCGGCCAAGGCGCCGGCGCCGGAACTGTCGCCGGTGGAGGAATTCGCCCAGGCCCTCAAAACCCACGGCCTGATCGTCAAGGGCGATCCGGTCATGGATGGCCAATGGCACCGCTGCCCGGTCGAAGGCGACAAAGCCAAGCAACTGAGTGGTTCCTATATCGGTTACCTGGATGGCCGGCCCTCCGGCAACATCACCAATTACCGGGCAGGCGGGACAACCAAATGGGTGGCTGCCGGCGTGTCGCTGACCGACGCGGAACGAGCACACATCCAGGCCGAGGCGGCGAATGTTCGTGCCGCCCGCGAGGCTGAACGCCTTGCCGCCGCCGAAAAGGCCGCGAGAAATGCCTATGGGGTGTGGCAGAACCTCCCCGGCGAAGCCAACCCGGAAAACAGCCCCTACCTTGCCGCCAAGGGGGTGAAAGGCCACGGCGTCAAAGTGAACGGCGAAGGCCACATGATCATTCCGTGCCGGGATGCGGCGGGACGCCTGTGGAACATCCAGACCGTCACCCCGGAGAACAAGCTGTTCCTCAGGGACAGCCGCAAAGAGGGCACCTTCCACGTCCTGGAGGTGACCGGCAAGGGCACTCTGGATGCCCTGCTCCCACTCAAACAGGGCGTCATCATCATCGCCGAAGGTTATGCCACCGCTGCCACCATTTTCGAGGAAACGGGCCGACCGGTGATTTCCGCCTTCGATTCCTCCAACCTCAAGGCTGTGGCCGAAGCGGTACGGGCCAAGTTCCCCGACCGTCCGATCCTGATTGCTGCCGACAACGACCATGCCAACGTCCACGGCAATGTCGGCATGGTCAAGGCCGAGGAAGCGGCCAAGGCGGTCGGCGGCAAGATGGTCGCCCCCAGCTTCACCGCCGAAGAAATGCCGCAGAAACTGACCGACTTCAACGACCTGCACCAGTCACGCGGTGCCGGCTGGGTCCGGCGCACCATCGAGGGCGCCCTGTCGAAAGCCCAGGGCCAGGAACGCGGCATCGCCTGA
- a CDS encoding single-stranded DNA-binding protein has protein sequence MFNQNTIMVTGRLGADAEIKTLTNGKVATLSLAVDHNFKNRASKWQTETSWFRIVTYLPWLIDNVLTSEATKGRMMFIHGALRARAWEQDGKKMNIVEIEVDPAGGIVPITADSPAMNMVHLVGRLGGHADIKTLPGQDGGKVASFSLAADRSYKDSAGQWQNKTDWLRVVTFTPSLIDKVLAKTATKGRLMLVQGALRSREWADSDGEIRHSVEIEVDGAGGITPVLEDKP, from the coding sequence ATGTTCAATCAGAACACAATCATGGTCACCGGTCGCCTTGGCGCCGATGCCGAAATCAAGACCCTGACCAACGGCAAGGTGGCCACCTTGTCATTGGCCGTCGATCACAATTTCAAGAACCGCGCCAGCAAATGGCAGACCGAAACCTCGTGGTTCCGAATCGTCACCTATTTGCCGTGGCTGATCGACAATGTCCTGACCAGCGAAGCCACCAAGGGCCGGATGATGTTCATCCACGGCGCGCTGCGAGCGCGGGCGTGGGAACAAGACGGCAAGAAAATGAACATCGTCGAGATTGAGGTCGATCCCGCCGGCGGCATCGTCCCGATCACGGCGGACAGCCCGGCCATGAACATGGTGCATCTGGTCGGTCGCCTCGGCGGCCATGCCGATATCAAAACCTTGCCCGGCCAGGATGGCGGCAAGGTGGCGTCGTTCAGCTTGGCGGCGGACCGTTCATACAAGGACAGCGCCGGCCAGTGGCAGAACAAGACCGACTGGCTGCGCGTCGTCACCTTCACCCCGTCGCTGATCGACAAGGTGCTGGCCAAGACCGCGACCAAGGGGCGGCTGATGCTGGTCCAGGGCGCGCTCCGTTCCCGCGAATGGGCGGATAGCGACGGCGAAATCCGCCATTCCGTCGAGATCGAAGTGGATGGCGCCGGCGGCATCACCCCGGTGCTGGAAGACAAGCCTTAA